The following proteins come from a genomic window of Metarhizium brunneum chromosome 2, complete sequence:
- the MTP3_0 gene encoding Metal tolerance protein 3 has protein sequence MSNPSSATPAAKPGEAHDVPHQPSDEPATNPPSELSNGSREEPEKTHQQYSEKAAPTRNPGPPAIQNTDNVVSGGDSIEPVPVLIASETFRSAKLEDIDKEVASRYTKKNRKKLKSFYSNQNELIDQYLGVGDEEQLAAEEEVRMRPKIRFAVYASFFVNLCLFIIQLYAAISTGSLSLFATAADAFMDLVSSCVMLITSKLARRPSIYKFPVGRSRIEPIGIIVFCALMATVAIQLLIESARSLAGGHRDASPLQVVPLSLVGVAIFMKSSMMVYCFFYRRFPSVHVFFIDHRNDIVVNIFGLVMSIVGDHFVWYLDPIGAICIAFLILFSWAYNAFEQIWLLAGKGAPKEYISRLIYVALTHSGHILKVDTCRAYHAGQKYYVEVDIIMSQDMPLKISHDVSQSLQRKLEGLADVERAFVHVDYEHDHSVHEEHKPLYEDAQLKTLREYFRSFIRKRRG, from the exons ATGTCTAATCCCTCGTCAGCTACTCCCGCCGCTAAGCCTGGTGAAGCTCATGATGTCCCTCATCAACCTAGCGACGAGCCCGCCACCAATCCTCCCAGCGAATTGAGCAATGGCAGCAGAGAAGAGCCCGAGAAAACTCACCAGCAGTACTCAGAA AAAGCGGCTCCAACACGCAATCCCGGTCCCCCAGCCATCCAAAATACTGACAATGTCGTATCCGGCGGGGACTCTATAGAGCCTGTCCCGGTTCTGATTGCTTCGGAAACCTTTAGATCGGCTAAATTGGAAGATATTGACAAAGAGGTGGCTTCCCGCTACACCAAGAAAAACAGGAAAAAGcttaagagtttttattcCAACCAAAATGAACTGATAGACCAGTACCTCGGTGTGGGAGATGAAGAGCAACTCGCTGCCGAGGAAGAAGTGCGCATGCGACCCAAGATCAGGTTTGCAGTATATGCCTCGTTTTTTGTTAACCTTTgtctcttcatcatccaATTATATGCCGCGATATCGACAGGCTCGCTCTCT CTCTTTGCCACAGCGGCGGATGCCTTCATGGACCTTGTGTCGTCTTGCGTCATGCTCATCACATCGAAACTTGCGCGGCGGCCGAGCATTTACAAATTCCCTGTT GGTCGATCCAGAATCGAGCCAATTGGCATTATTGTCTTCTGCGCTCTCATGGCTACGGTGGCCATTCAACTGCTG ATTGAATCTGCTCGGAGTCTCGCGGGCGGCCACCGCGACGCCAGCCCGTTACAGGTTGTGCCGCTGTCTCTTGTCGGCGTTGCAA TTTTTATGAAAAGCTCCATGATGGTGTACTGCTTCTTTTACAGACGCTTCCCATCTGTCCATGTCTTCTTCATCGATCACCGCAACGACATTGTTGTCAATatttttggccttgtcatGTCCATCGTTGGCGACCATTTTGTGTGGTACCTCGATCCGATTGGCGCCATTTGTATTGCCTTCTTGATCTTATTCTCGTGGGCATACAATGCCTTTGAACAAatctggctgctggccggcAAAGGCGCGCCCAAAGAATACATATCGCGACTGATTTATGTGGCGCTGACGCACAGCGGTCACATTCTCAAGGTCGACACA TGTCGAGCCTACCATGCCGGTCAAAAGTACTACGTCGAAGTGGACATCATTATGAGTCAAGACATGCCGCTGAAAATATCCCATGATGTTAGTCAGTCTTTACAGCGAAAGCTCGAAGGGCTGGCTGATGTTGAAAGAGCGTTTGTGCATGTGGACTATGAGCATGACCACAGCGTCCACGAGGAACATAAGCCTCTGTATGAAGATGCTCAGTTGAAGACCCTGAGAGAGTACTTTCGCTCGTTTATACGAAAGAGGAGGGGATGA
- the BLM10 gene encoding Proteasome activator BLM10, producing the protein MDENIGLHHEGSLAALPASSAAHLLSNFHPYEPISRATSPGIPYPKADEDDKKRYRPRTFAYFQQLPFDVEEEQQRDAALQGILKQLYIAIKAEDFSPGALHWTRELQAWLALKFEMTRELRAKLARLYYSLALAPGLDSNTADRFLRMVLTLIRKNHYLKPGEDLTFDWRPIWHEVKGIVLPSEGPSLQSGRRRPAKQLLKLCTHAHTYFDPRDRPAMLEEFLPFFSINDMPNAFIVFGLINTFLPSHPAPEKDVAAQPQEFLPTIFHLWSIMSRSKVADICLIDLFSRLARDHVHCGHVPFGAHGIFTKAQSDLIFTSILRLTQIPVGQANSPYTALDYLAGAGAYLEKDSKKHPVPYMMARLIVSSLSPRCMDQDDSIMASLEGLMESIDTFFHPSNQGSWTNMLGQLTLYLTDAFVSRWNREQSGELELPKERRISPALKKRFVGSLKEVTFMGLFSKSNRVSNCYYNALQGLAYLEPDLVLPGALQRFYPSLQGLVEVHRTTSSLNSLQMIANVMSKLKGYRCHITALLALALPGIDANDLNKTQYTLNFIQSVAYSIPFVELTKEETHIHDTTLAMQWVQAEMDRMERDGQNVQIDYEKELSDEDEANILRSSTAGFGEFILTLLGKVFTLLENLPDANQVRGGTPEDNVVNALPAALSPLFASLSPELFDMALEKIATFVSSHVVHQARDAMAWILNALCKVNPEKTLKVFVPMFVINIRNEIDQNHAASDRTTGTDYLPRDRALVWHISMLAMTVVHVGREVLNYKDELLGIAVYMQEKCRGLPTILVSNYIHHLLLNLTNTYPIDHALHEPDVIKRGLDIDDWGKTTSPADLTIRWHQPSPPEVEFAVELFASQTKSATEQLELLFSDNPPVSRTGKNKEWSDEVSRLMQQMRLVISGMSTMFDPKRASGNGNEKLSNGNDGDGDVEMGEDDESLAEGAEDEELRPQFRYKAGYLLKSDDPVYGRIHELREQLGHLLSKAHSFLSENQEDDVICSTALCNAYRTWITDVGIERSAHPLERHLRLYKADIAAFKIKGLRKVYPRPLLIKRAEAYQLLRMKHNASARHKSELDRRLLLDLAKSCQSLYADVRRAAQTAQDSSLKVLIGGKPLVVPVVLEGLRKAIEANDHDRIKGGMYTLFFTSLLRTIVRDWRFAPDAMSLYIETAGIDKPSIQNLGSSALYSLIEFGKANEGLILLDDAILNAIRPSGDTDDAVDNRHRVILERRKKIETAKAALGLQLTNRAKGAHWKIATRCAIFALNLCLRFDDLAPAEFVELVANGTIDPHPGLRGYYLNAFTSLLGAIDMRAVYGHDYANYLMEKEIGDRNRIDVPVEKGDAEFTRNFLEAFNKPEEAEYMVDSDHPGWLVWGSKFTAFRARPLPFDSYDELERNVRRQIGNILTKEWMSQCFEYLKQEPRDQSTDRFRMSNVYLLMHVFDLTYYGSTTVTLDEIKELAEGVFGDGSDKHQHRATAEIIGALLAGSSDDPVEMRNKVWEFAAPMLLKILNDGLTPENLQYWLPCIHLILDSRDPRRSREILDSLKTFRLDITSNAAFKDSSKVQLLEFVLADGGWHFRQEKPILDDFLAHIDHPYKAVREAMGKVLCVIFRTRYHESFESVPKLIEANKKASSIGIRPYQPSEELTSAIKDVFDRLEKWRHEREPGQQTQSSYTSGSKTVLTWLDCTLSSNECTMLVPFFATPFMEQLLHMMDVKEDPELMRIAYHVYRHLPNIPFREGEDAKFINALIKIGRSATSWHQRLRALVNMQVVYFRRIFLTAASERDALFTAVSDMLSDPQLEVRGCASTTLAGMIRCSPRHIRDPMIARLERRFKDELQQNPMPKRKTHLPGTETPVDIHRQINRRHAAVLGLGALIEAFPYATPPPEWMPEVLATLARKAAGDPGVVGKATKGILSEFKKTRQDSWSVDQKYFTPEQLEDLEGVLWKSYFA; encoded by the exons ATGGATGAGAATATCGGGCTGCACCATGAGGGCTCATTGGCAGCCTTGCCCGCCTCATCCGCCGCTCATCTCCTGAGCAATTTTCATCCTTACGAACCCATCTCCCGGGCCACGTCGCCAGGCATCCCTTACCCCAAGGCtgacgaagacgacaagaagcGTTACCGACCCCGGACGTTTGCCTACTTTCAACAACTTCCATTCGACGTCGAAGAGGAACAACAACGCGATGCGGCGCTACAGGGAATTCTGAAACAGCTGTACATTGCCATCAAGGCGGAGGACTTCTCTCCCGGTGCCTTGCATTGGACCAGAGAGCTACAAGCATGGCTTGCCCTCAAGTTCGAGATGACGAGGGAACTTCGAGCCAAGCTCGCCAGGCTCTACTACTCTctggcgctggcgccggGTTTGGATTCAAATACTGCAGATCGCTTTCTGCGCATGGTTCTCACATTAATCAG GAAGAATCATTATCTCAAACCAGGTGAAGACCTGACGTTCGATTGGAGACCGATATGGCACGAGGTCAAGGGCATCGTTTTGCCCTCCGAAGGCCCCTCGCTTCAAAGtgggcgacgacgacctgcGAAACAACTGTTGAAGCTGTGTACTCACGCTCACACCTATTTCGACCCAAGGGATCGGCCGGCCATGCTCGAAGAATTTCTGCCTTTTTTCAGCATAAACGATATGCCCAATGCATTCATCGTCTTTGGCCTTATAAACACATTCCTTCCTAGCCACCCTGCGCCCGAGAAGGACGTTGCTGCCCAACCACAGGAGTTTCTTCCGACCATCTTCCACCTTTGGTCCATCATGAGTCGATCGAAAGTCGCCGATATATGCTTGATCGATCTATTTTCTCGACTCGCGCGCGATCATGTTCACTGTGGCCACGTTCCATTCGGGGCGCATGGCATCTTCACCAAAGCCCAGTCTGACCTCATCTTCACCTCTATTTTGCGCCTCACGCAAATTCCCGTTGGGCAGGCCAACTCCCCTTACACAGCCCTCGATTATTTGGCAGGCGCAGGGGCTTATCTGGAGAAGGATTCGAAAAAGCATCCCGTGCCTTACATGATGGCCCGACTGATTGTCAGCTCTCTGTCGCCAAGGTGTATGGACCAGGACGACTCGATCATGGCAAGCTTGGAAGGCTTGATGGAATCAATTGACACTTTTTTCCATCCTTCTAACCAAGGCTCGTGGACCAACATGTTGGGCCAACTCACTCTGTACCTCACTGATGCATTCGTGTCGCGGTGGAATCGTGAGCAGAGCGGCGAATTAGAGCTTCCCAAAGAGAGAAGGATAAGCCCTGCATTGAAGAAGCGGTTTGTTGGCTCGCTGAAGGAGGTCACATTCATGGGACTTTTCTCCAAGAGCAATAGGGTGTCTAATTGCTATTACAATGCACTCCAGGGCCTGGCTTACCTTGAACCCGACCTGGTTCTTCCGGGTGCGTTGCAGCGTTTTTACCCCAGTCTCCAAGGGCTAGTCGAGGTCCACAGAACTACCTCTAGTCTCAACAGCTTGCAAATGATTGCAAATGTCATGTCTAAGCTCAAAGGCTATAGATGTCACATCACTGCTTTGCTTGCATTGGCCTTGCCGGGTATCGACGCAAACGATCTCAACAAGACGCAATATACCCTCAACTTCATTCAGAGTGTAGCATATAGCATTCCGTTTGTCGAATtgacaaaagaagaaacccATATTCATGACACTACACTAGCAATGCAATGGGTTcaggccgagatggacagGATGGAGCGGGATGGCCAAAACGTGCAGATCGATTACGAAAAAGAGCTTagtgacgaggatgaagccaaCATCTTACGATCCTCGACTGCAGGATTTGGAGAATTCATCTTGACTCTTTTGGGCAAAGTCTTTACACTTCTCGAGAATCTTCCAGATGCAAATCAGGTTCGAGGAGGAACCCCAGAGGATAATGTCGTCAATGCTTTGCCGGCGGCTTTGTCACCGCTTTTCGCATCGCTCTCGCCAGAGCTGTTTGATATGGCTCTCGAAAAGATTGCCACCTTTGTGTCTAGCCACGTGGTTCACCAGGCCCGCGATGCCATGGCGTGGATATTGAATGCGCTCTGCAAAGTCAACCCCGAAAAGACGCTCAAGGTCTTCGTTCCCATGTTTGTTATCAACATTCGCAATGAGATTGACCAGAATCATGCCGCGTCTGATCGTACTACTGGTACCGACTACCTCCCACGTGATAGAGCCTTGGTGTGGCATATAAGCATGCTCGCCATGACAGTAGTGCACGTCGGACGGGAGGTACTGAATTACAAGGATGAGCTGCTTGGAATTGCAGTCTACATGCAAGAGAAGTGCCGCGGGCTGCCCACTATTTTGGTCTCCAACTACATTCATCATCTGCTGCTTAATCTAACCAACACATATCCCATTGACCATGCCCTCCATGAGCCTGATGTTATTAAAAGGGGACTGGACATTGATGACTGGGGTAAAACGACATCGCCCGCCGATCTCACCATTCGATGGCATCAACCATCACCGCCAGAGGTCGAATTTGCCGTCGAGCTATTTGCGTCTCAAACGAAATCTGCGACAGAGCAATTGGAGCTTCTCTTCAGCGACAACCCACCTGTCAGTAGGACAGGGAAAAATAAAGAGTGGTCTGATGAAGTTTCCAGGCTAATGCAGCAGATGCGTCTCGTTATTTCTGGCATGTCCACCATGTTTGATCCCAAGCGCGCCTCGGGCAACGGCAATGAAAAGTTGAGCAATGGCAACGATGGGGACGGCGATGTCGAGATgggcgaagatgatgaaAGCCTGGCTGAGGGGGCCGAAGATGAGGAGCTGCGACCACAATTTCGTTACAAAGCCGGGTATTTGCTGAAGTCAGATGACCCCGTGTACGGGCGTATTCATGAGCTCCGTGAACAGCTTGGTCACCTGCTTTCTAAAGCTCATTCATTCCTTAGCGAAAACCAGGAGGATGATGTTATCTGCTCCACCGCATTATGCAACGCATATCGGACCTGGATTACTGATGTTGGGATCGAGCGTTCTGCACACCCACTTGAGCGACATCTTAGGTTGTACAAGGCCGATATTGCCGCCTTTAAGATAAAAGGACTTCGCAAGGTCTATCCGCGCCCTCTGTTGATAAAGAGGGCCGAGGCGTATCAACTATTGCGTATGAAGCACAATGCATCAGCTCGGCACAAGAGCGAACTTGATAGACGCCTGTTATTGGATTTGGCCAAGTCATGTCAGTCATTATACGCTGACGTTCGCCGGGCAGCCCAGACAGCACAAGACTCCTCGCTCAAGGTCCTCATAGGTGGCAAGCCGCTAGTTGTGCCTGTTGTTCTTGAGGGGTTGCGAAAGGCGATTGAGGCCAATGATCACGATCGTATCAAGGGTGGCATGTACACTCTCTTCTTTACGTCACTACTTAGAACTATCGTGCGAGACTGGCGGTTTGCTCCTGATGCAATGTCGCTCTACATTGAGACGGCGGGTATTGACAAGCCATCCATACAAAATCTGGGATCGTCGGCGCTTTACTCTCTCATTGAGTTCGGTAAAGCCAATGAAGGACTGATACTCTTAGATGATGCAATTCTTAATGCCATCCGACCATCTGGGGACActgatgatgccgtcgataACCGCCACAGGGTGATAttggagagaagaaagaagattGAGACCGCAAAGGCGGCTTTGGGATTGCAGCTCACAAATCGAGCAAAGGGAGCACACTGGAAAATTGCCACCAGATGCGCAATTTTTGCCCTGAACTTGTGCCTTCGCTTTGACGATCTTGCCCCGGCTGAGTTTGTCGAACTGGTGGCCAACGGCACTATTGATCCTCATCCAGGCCTCAGAGGCTATTACCTGAATGCGTTCACGTCTCTGCTAGGTGCTATTGACATGCGAGCCGTGTACGGCCATGATTACGCCAACTATCTCATGGAGAAAGAAATCGGTGATAGAAACAGGATCGATGTGCCCGTTGAAAAGGGAGATGCTGAGTTTACTCGCAACTTCTTGGAAGCCTTCAACAAGCCTGAAGAGGCGGAATACATGGTTGATTCCGACCACCCTGGATGGCTCGTCTGGGGTAGCAAGTTTACCGCATTCCGTGCCCGCCCGCTGCCTTTCGATTCTTATGACGAGCTAGAGAGAAATGTCCGCCGTCAAATCGGCAATATTTTAACAAAGGAATGGATGTCACAGTGTTTCGAGTACCTCAAACAAGAGCCACGGGATCAGTCCACTGACAGGTTCCGAATGAGCAATGTCTACCTTTTGATGCATGTTTTCGATCTCACATACTACGGCAGCACAACGGTTACCCTGGATGAAATCAAGGAGCTGGCTGAAGGCGTTTTTGGTGACGGCAGCGACAAGCACCAACACCGAGCAACAGCTGAAATTATTGGCGCTTTGTTGGCTGGCTCTAGCGATGACCCCGTTGAGATGCGCAACAAGGTTTGGGAATTTGCGGCGCCCATGTTGCTGAAGATTCTAAACGACGGCTTGACCCCGGAGAATCTACAGTACTGGCTTCCCTGCATCCATCTCATCCTGGACTCGAGAGACCCGCGACGATCGCGCGAGATCCTCGACAGCCTTAAGACATTCCGATTAGATATTACGTCCAACGCGGCATTCAAGGATTCATCCAAAGTTCAGTTGCTGGAGTTTGTTTTAGCTGATGGAGGTTGGCATTTCCGCCAAGAAAAGCCCATCCTAGACGACTTCCTTGCGCATATTGATCATCCGTATAAAGCAGTCCGAGAGGCCATGGGCAAAGTGCTTTGCGTCATTTTTCGAACTAGGTACCATGAGTCCTTTGAGAGTGTGCCTAAACTAATTGAGGCCAACAAGAAAGCTTCATCTATTGGTATCCGACCTTATCAGCCCTCTGAGGAATTGACGTCTGCGATAAAGGATGTTTTTGACCGCCTGGAGAAGTGGCGTCATGAGAGGGAGCCTGGCCAGCAAACACAATCGTCATACACTTCGGGGTCCAAAACAGTGCTTACCTGGCTGGATTGCACTCTATCATCCAATGAGTGTACCATGCTTGTGCCATTCTTCGCCACACCTTTCATGGAGCAGTTGCTTCATATGATGGATGTCAAGGAAGACCCCGAGCTGATGAGGATCGCATATCATGTATACAGGCATCTGCCCAACATTCCATTCAGGGAAGGCGAAGATGCCAAATTTATTAATGCGCTCATAAAAATCGGCAGATCCGCAACAAGCTGGCATCAGCGTCTCCGGGCGTTGGTGAACATGCAAGTGGTCTATTTCAGGCGCATTTTCCTTACGGCTGCATCTGAAAGAGATGCGCTTTTCACCGCAGTGTCGGATATGTTGAGCGATCCCCAGCTCGAAGTCCGGGGGTGTGCATCCACGACATTGGCAGGAATGATTCGTTGCTCGCCTCGCCATATCAGAGACCCGATGATTGCACGACTTGAGAGGCGATTCAAAGATGAACTGCAGCAAAACCCGATGCCCAAACGGAAAACCCATTTACCAGGTACCGAAACACCGGTAGATATTCACAGGCAGATTAATCGGCGCCACGCAGCAGTTTTGGGTCTAGGTGCGCTTATCGAGGCATTCCCTTACGctacaccaccaccagagTGGATGCCAGAGGTATTGGCCACGCTGGCACGCAAAGCTGCCGGTGATCCCGGCGTGGTTGGTAAAGCTACGAAGGGTATTTTGAGTGAATTCAAGAAGACAAGACAGGACAGCTGGAGCGTTGATCAAAAA TACTTTACCCCGGAACAGTTGGAGGACCTGGAGGGTGTTCTTTGGAAGAGCTACTTTGCCTAA